The region AGCGGCAGCGCCTGCCAGCCCAGCCAGGCGCCGAGCGCTGCCAGCAGCTTGAAGTCGCCGTAACCCATGCCTTCCTTGCCGGTGGCCAGCCTGAAGACCCAGTAAATGCTCCAGAGTACAAGATAACCGGCCGCCGCGCCTGTCACAGCATCGGCCAACGGCACGAAGGTGCCGTCGAGATTGACCAGCAGGCCCAGCCACAGCAGCGGCAGAGTCAGGCTGTCGGGCAGCAGCTGGGTGCGGGCGTCGATGAACCCCAGCGCAATCAGGAAGCAGACCAGGGCCAGCGCGGCGACGCCTTCCAGGCCGAGGCCGAAATGCCAGGCCGTCAGCGCCGACAGCAGCGCCGTGAAAATCTCCACTGCCGGATAGCGGCGCGAGATGGCCGTACCGCACGCCGCGCAGCGCCCGCGCAGCAGCAGATAACCGAGCAGCGGAATATTGTGCCGGGGCGCGATCGGCGCAGCGCAATGCGGGCAGGCCGAGCGCGGTGTCCACAGGTTGTAGCGTTCGCCGTGCGGCAGGCTGCGCCCGGCTTCGTGAGCCAGGTAGTTTTCCGCTTCGCGTTGCATCATCTGCGGCAGCCGGTGGATCACGACATTGAGGAAGCTGCCGATCAGCAGTCCCGCGCAGGCGGCCAGCGCCGCTGCTGCGGCATTGCCACTGCCGTGCATGTCGGCCAGAGTCAGCAGTTCGAACATCAGATAACAGATCCCAGTTTGAAAATAGGCAAGTACATCGCGATCACCAGGCCGCCGATGACGACGCCCAATACCAGCATGATAAAGGGTTCCATCAGCGTGGAGATGGAGGCAACCGCTTCATCGACCTCGATTTCGTAAAAATCGGCGACTTTGGCGAGCATCTGGTCAAGTGCGCCGGATTCCTCGCCGATGGCGACCATCTGTCCGACCAGCTGGGGGAACAGGCCGGTACGCTCGATCGCCCCCGCCAGGCTGGCGCCATCGCCGACGTCGCGGCCGATAGCGGCGGTGGCGTCGGCATACACTGCATTGGCAGCCGCGCCGCGCACTGACTGTAGCGCCTCGACCAGCGGAACGCCGGCGGCGAACAGCGTCGCCAGCGTGCGACTCCAGCGCGCCAACGCCGCCTTGCGCACGACGTTGCCGAACACCGGCAGCCGCAGCAGCCAGCGGTCGGCCTTCGCCTGCAAGGCCGGCGACCGGCGCCATGCCCGTAGCAGCCATGCGCCGGCGCCGCCGAGCGTGGCGGCCATCATCCACCAATACCTCGTCAGGAAATCCGAGATCGCAATCACAATCAGCGTCGGCAGCGGCAACGCGGCGCCGAAGCTGCCGAATACTTCCTTGAACGACGGCACCACCCAGATCATGATGATGGACGTCACCAGCACGGCGAAGGCCACGATGGCGACCGGATAGACCAGCGCCGCGCGCACCTTGCTGCGCGTGGCCAGGGTCTTTTCCTTGTAGTGGGCCAGGCGCGCCAGCAATTCGTCGAGCAGACCTGCCTGCTCGCCGGCCGCGACCAGGTTGCAGTACAACGCATCGAACTGACGCGGATGGCGTCCGAACGCCTGATGCAGGCCGCTGCCGCCTTCCACGTCGGCGCGCAGCCCGGCCACCAGCCGCGCCAGCGCCGGATTGGCCTGGCTGCGCGCGACGATGTCGAACGCCTGCAACAGCGGCACCCCGGCCTTGAGCATGGTCGCCAACTGACGCGTGAACAGCGCGATGTCTTTGTCGCCGATGCGCTTGTCGCGCTGCACGCTTTTCTTGCGGATCAATGTCGGCTGGATACCCTGGCGCCGCAGCGTGGCGCCGACCAGCGCCGGGCCGCCCGCGCGCATCTCGCCGCGCACGGGTCTGCCCTCGCGGTCGCGGCCTTCCCACGCGTAGAGTTCGTCGCGCGCCGCCGTCATGCCGATGCACCCGGCACGGTCGTCACAGATTGGTGCACGCGAGGATTTCCTCCAGGCTGGTCAGGCCCTCGCGCACTTTTTGCAAGCCTGCCTGGCGCAGCGTGAGCACGCCCTCGCGCACCGCCTGCGCTTCGATCTCCGGTGCTGCGGCGTGCGCCAGGATCAGGCTTTCGATGGCTTCGCTGATCGGCATGACCTGGTAAATCCCGACGCGTCCTTTGTAGCCGGTGGCGCCGCAGCGCCGGCAACCTGCGGCGCGATGCGGCGTCCAGCCGCCATTCAGGTCTGCTGTGCCGAAGCCGGCTTCGCGCAGCGTTGCTGCCGGAATGTCCGCCGGCTGTTTGCAGCCGCACAGGCGGCGCGCCAGCCGTTGCGCCGTGATCATGATCACCGACGAGGCCACGTTAAAAGCCGGCACGCCCATGTTCATCAGGCGCGTCAGCGTCGACGGCGCATCGTTGGTGTGCAGCGTGGAAAACACCAGGTGTCCGGTCTGCGCTGCCTTGACGGCGATATCGGCGGTTTCGAGATCGCGGATTTCGCCCACCATGATCACATCCGGATCCTGGCGCAGGAAGGCGCGCAGCGCGATCGGAAAGGTCAGTCCGGCGCGCTGGTTGACGTTGACCTGGTTGATGCCGGGCAGGCTGATTTCAGCCGGATCCTCGACCGTGGAAATATTGGTGCCGGGCTGATTCAGAATGCTGAGGCAGCTATACAGCGACACCGTCTTGCCCGAGCCGGTCGGCCCGGTCATCAGCACCATTCCGTAGGGACGGCGGATCGCCTGCAACAGCAATTCTTTCTGCGCGGCGTCGTAGCCGAGCGTGTCGATGCCCAGTTGCGAGCGGCTGGCGTCGAGGATGCGCATGACGATTTTTTCACCGAACAGCGTCGGCAGCGTCGACACGCGGAAATCGATGGCGCGCGTCGATGACAGCGCCAGTTTCATGCGGCCGTCCTGCGGCACGCGCTTTTCGGCGATGTCGAGGCCGGAAACGATCTTGATGTGCGAGGCCAGCTTGTCCTTCATCGACAGCGGCGGCTCGACGATGTCGCGCAACTGGCCGTCGATCCGGAAGCGGATGCGGCAATGCTTTTCAAACGGTTCGAAATGCAGGTCCGAGGCGCCGAGGTTGACGGCGTCGAGCAGGATCTTCTGCAGGTAATTGACGGCGGAAGCGTCGTCGAAGTCCGGGAAGGGCGAGGAAACAGAAGCAGGGGCGCGCTGGAGCATGGTAACGGTGCCGGCAAGAGTCGAGGGAGCGACCGGCGTTGCGCCGGCATCTCGCCTGCATCGTCGTATCGCATCGGAAGTGAGTCCGAAGCGATCGATGATGCGGCTTGCGTACCGCCTTGTAAATCGTAGCTATTCGGCTTTCGGCGTTTTTGCAGAGGCCGGCGCGAACAGCTTGACCACCTTGATGGCCTGGTTCTGCACCTGGACGATCTCGATGATGCAGCCGGCGATGCGCACCGACACGTTGGCTTCGGGGATGTCGCGCAGCCATTCCAGCAGCAGGCCGTTGAGCGTCTTGGGGCCGTCCAGCGGCAGGCTCAGGCCCAGGCGCTTGTTGATGTCGCGCAAAGTGGTGGCGCCTTCCAGCAGGCATTCACCGTCCTTGTTCCAGGCGAAACTGTCGGCGCGCGCGGCGCCCGGCACCGAGGTGGTGAACTCGCCGATCATTTCTTCGATGATGTCTTCCAGCGTCACCAGGCCCTGCACCTCGCCGTATTCGTCGACGATGATGCCGAGGCGTTCGTGGTTTTCCTGAAAGTACTGCAGCTGGGTGAAGACGTCGGTGTCCTGCGGGATGAAATACGGGGCGCTCAGCAGTGCGCGAATTTCCTCACTGGTGATCTCCTCGTCCTGGCTGAACAGCATGATCGCCTTGCGCACGTGCAGGATGCCGACGATCTGGTTGATTTCGCCTTCGTAGACCGGCAGCTTGTTGTGATAGCAGGTCGCCAGCTGGTTGCGGATTTCGTCGATGGAGACCGACAGGTTGAGCGCCTCGACCTGGGCGCGCGGTGTCATGACGTCTTCCACCGAAATCTTCTCGAGGTCGAACAGGTTCAGCAGGATGCTCTTGTGTTTTTGCGGAATGAAGTTGCCGCCCTCGAGCACGATTGAGCGTAACTCTTCCGGCGACAGGCGCTGATCGTGGGAGCGGCCGCTGGCCTTGATGTGGATGATGCGCAGGATCGTCGACACGACGATGTTGACCGCCCACAGCAGTGGCTTGGCCAGCGCCATCAGCGGCTTCAGGATGTAGCTGGTGAACAGCGAGATGCGTTCCGGATAGGTCGCGCCGATGATCTTTGGCACGATTTCGGCAAAGATGATCAGCAGGCCGGCCACGCAGGCGGTGGCCAGGGTGATGACTTTTTCGTGGTTGCCGAAGGCGGCGATCGCCAGCGCCGTGACCAGCGCCGTCGCCAGTGCATTGATCAGCGTATTGGCGATCAGGATCAGCGACAGCAGGCGGTCGGTACGCTCAAGCAGCCACAGCAGGGCGATGGCGCGCCTGTTGCCATGCTTGGCCAGATGCCTGAGGCGATGCCGGTTGGCGGCCATCAGGGCAGTCTCGGTCATCGAAAAGAATGCCGAGCAAAGAATCAGAAGTGCCAGTGCAAGAATTTGCACCCATATGGGCACGGTATCCAAAGGGTCACCGTAAGGGAAGTTGATGTGTCCGCCTGCTCCGGCGACGGGTACAAGCCCGGTCCATGACGCAAACGAAGCTGGATTCTAACATCAATTCAGAGGGGGACAGAGGGGGCGAGGCCTGGTGCCGGATGAAAAACACGGACCTTGAAACACGGGAAACCTGGTCGGGGTGAGAGGATTCGAACCTCCGGCCTCTACGTCCCGAACGTAGCGCTCTACCGGGCTAAGCTACACCCCGACGGTGTGTGTCATCGTTGATCAGTGATTGCGGTCAACGGCGAATGTCGATAATTCTAGCAAAGAATTTTTGTACTTGCTATCGGGCAGCGACTGTACCGCGTCGGCTGCGCGGCGTGCCGCTTTTTGCGCTTCCTGGCGGGTGTAATCGAGCGCGCCCGAGCTCGTGATGGCGGCCAGGATCTGGTCGAAATGCTGCTCGTCGCCGTTCTCGATACAGGTGCGCACCAGCTCGCGTTGTTCGGCCGTGCCGTTTTCCATCAGATAGATCAGCGGCAGCGTCGGTTTGCCTTCGCGCAGGTCATCGCCGACGTTCTTGCCGATTTCGGCCGCATTGCCGGAATAGTCCAGCACGTCGTCGATCAGCTGGAATGCGGTGCCCAGCGAGCGGCCGTATTCGCCGGCCGCTTCGATGCCGGCTTCGTCGGCGCCGGAGATCAGTGCACCCAGTTGGGCGGCAGCCTCAAACAATTTGGCCGTCTTGGAACGGATCACGCGCAGGTAATCTTCTTCGTTGACGTCCGGGTTGTGCATGTTGAGCAACTGCAGCACTTCGCCTTCGGCGATCACATTGGTGGCGTCGGCGACGATTTGCATGACGCGGGCGTTGCCCACGGCCACCATCATCTGGAAGGCGCGCGAATACAGGAAATCGCCCACCAGCACGGACGCGGCATTTCCGAACAGCGCGTTGGCGGTTTCCTTGCCGCGGCGCAATGACGATTCGTCAACAACGTCGTCGTGCAGCAGGGTGGCGGTGTGAATGAACTCGATCACGGCCGCCAGCGAATGGTGGGCTGTACCTTTATAGGCGTAGGCATTGGCGATCAGCAGCACCAAGACCGGCCGGATGCGCTTGCCGCCGGCGCTGATGATGTACTCGGACACCTGATTGACCAGCGGGACTTCGGAATAAAGTTGCCGGCGGATAACGGTATTGACCTCGCCCATGTCGGCAGCTATCGGGTCAATGAAGGAATTGGGCGTAGCGGTTTGGAGAGCGGCGGACAAGGCTGAACCTGTGAAAAATCAAGATTGCCGTGATTATACGATGACAAAGACGCCGCCACGTACCGTCGCGCCTGTTTCGAATTGTGCTTTTTCCTCTGGGAAATTGCCGTATTGCCATTTTCGTCAGATGTTGCACACGAAAGTCAAGAGCTTTTGACGAGCAGGCTAAGTCTATGTATAATTGGAGGTTTTCCCGATTCAAAAGCCGCTTCTCTGGGGTTTCGCAGAGGGGGAAGAAAATTTATTCATTCATTTTCGATGAGGTTTCACATGTACGCGGTCATAAAAACCGGCGGCAAACAATATAAAGTTGCCGCTGGTGAAAAACTTAAAGTAGAACAGATACCGGCAGACATTGGCTCCCAAATCACTTTGGATCAAGTGCTCGCAGTGGGCGCAGGCGATACCGTGAAATTCGGTGCGCCATTGGTCGAGGGTGCAACGGTGCTGGTTACTGTCATAGCGCAAGGTCGTCATGACAAGGTCAAGATCTTCAAGATGCGTCGTCGTAAGCATTACCAGAAGCGTCAAGGCCATCGCCAGAACTACACCGAACTGCAAATCGTCTCGATCAACGCTTAAAAGCGTAGGTCAAACTAGATACAAGGAGTCATTAAATGGCACATAAAAAAGGCGGCGGCACTACGCGCAACGGCCGTGATTCAGAGTCGAAACGACTCGGCGTCAAGGTCTATGGCGGCCAAGCGATCAACGCTGGCGGCATCATCATTCGTCAACGCGGCACCAAGGTCCATCCTGGTGAAAACGTCGGCATGGGCAAGGACCACACTCTGTTCGCATTGACAGAAGGTAAAGTCCAGTTCGTGATCAAGGGCGTTGCGAAGCGTCAGTACGTTACTGTTGTTGCAGCTTAAGTTCTACTTGAGTCCTGCACATTAGTGACTACATGAGGCGCAAGCCTTAGTAAAAGTTGTTTAAGGCTCTGCCTCTGGTGGAGCCTTTTTTAGTTTCTAGCTGTCTGTTTTTGTTTTCATCCTGCAGCGCGCAGGCCTGCCGTCCGGTGTGACCAGCGGCGTGGCTGACGCGACTGTACTTGTAGCTCCAGGAATCTCTGCCTGAGCTACCCGTGTTCCGATGTCATGGCCCGTGCGGTTTTCTCCCTGGCGCCGCCGTCGTTCGGACACTGTCTCCGGCGAACGGTCTTCATTCATGCCTACCGCTTGCCCGGCTAAGTTTATTTTAAGCAGAGCTTCTTACTTTTAAGTTAGCGGTAACAATCATGAAGTTTATCGACGAAGCAAAGATCGAACTGATCGCGGGCGATGGCGGCAACGGCGTCGCCAGTTTTTGC is a window of Herbaspirillum hiltneri N3 DNA encoding:
- a CDS encoding prepilin peptidase; the protein is MFELLTLADMHGSGNAAAAALAACAGLLIGSFLNVVIHRLPQMMQREAENYLAHEAGRSLPHGERYNLWTPRSACPHCAAPIAPRHNIPLLGYLLLRGRCAACGTAISRRYPAVEIFTALLSALTAWHFGLGLEGVAALALVCFLIALGFIDARTQLLPDSLTLPLLWLGLLVNLDGTFVPLADAVTGAAAGYLVLWSIYWVFRLATGKEGMGYGDFKLLAALGAWLGWQALPLILVLASCTGAVVGIGMVILRKHGKDQTIPFGPYLALGGVLMLLYGKSLFLFGLY
- a CDS encoding type II secretion system F family protein → MTAARDELYAWEGRDREGRPVRGEMRAGGPALVGATLRRQGIQPTLIRKKSVQRDKRIGDKDIALFTRQLATMLKAGVPLLQAFDIVARSQANPALARLVAGLRADVEGGSGLHQAFGRHPRQFDALYCNLVAAGEQAGLLDELLARLAHYKEKTLATRSKVRAALVYPVAIVAFAVLVTSIIMIWVVPSFKEVFGSFGAALPLPTLIVIAISDFLTRYWWMMAATLGGAGAWLLRAWRRSPALQAKADRWLLRLPVFGNVVRKAALARWSRTLATLFAAGVPLVEALQSVRGAAANAVYADATAAIGRDVGDGASLAGAIERTGLFPQLVGQMVAIGEESGALDQMLAKVADFYEIEVDEAVASISTLMEPFIMLVLGVVIGGLVIAMYLPIFKLGSVI
- a CDS encoding HlyC/CorC family transporter — protein: MDTVPIWVQILALALLILCSAFFSMTETALMAANRHRLRHLAKHGNRRAIALLWLLERTDRLLSLILIANTLINALATALVTALAIAAFGNHEKVITLATACVAGLLIIFAEIVPKIIGATYPERISLFTSYILKPLMALAKPLLWAVNIVVSTILRIIHIKASGRSHDQRLSPEELRSIVLEGGNFIPQKHKSILLNLFDLEKISVEDVMTPRAQVEALNLSVSIDEIRNQLATCYHNKLPVYEGEINQIVGILHVRKAIMLFSQDEEITSEEIRALLSAPYFIPQDTDVFTQLQYFQENHERLGIIVDEYGEVQGLVTLEDIIEEMIGEFTTSVPGAARADSFAWNKDGECLLEGATTLRDINKRLGLSLPLDGPKTLNGLLLEWLRDIPEANVSVRIAGCIIEIVQVQNQAIKVVKLFAPASAKTPKAE
- the ispB gene encoding octaprenyl diphosphate synthase, with translation MSAALQTATPNSFIDPIAADMGEVNTVIRRQLYSEVPLVNQVSEYIISAGGKRIRPVLVLLIANAYAYKGTAHHSLAAVIEFIHTATLLHDDVVDESSLRRGKETANALFGNAASVLVGDFLYSRAFQMMVAVGNARVMQIVADATNVIAEGEVLQLLNMHNPDVNEEDYLRVIRSKTAKLFEAAAQLGALISGADEAGIEAAGEYGRSLGTAFQLIDDVLDYSGNAAEIGKNVGDDLREGKPTLPLIYLMENGTAEQRELVRTCIENGDEQHFDQILAAITSSGALDYTRQEAQKAARRAADAVQSLPDSKYKNSLLELSTFAVDRNH
- the rplU gene encoding 50S ribosomal protein L21, whose product is MYAVIKTGGKQYKVAAGEKLKVEQIPADIGSQITLDQVLAVGAGDTVKFGAPLVEGATVLVTVIAQGRHDKVKIFKMRRRKHYQKRQGHRQNYTELQIVSINA
- the rpmA gene encoding 50S ribosomal protein L27 → MAHKKGGGTTRNGRDSESKRLGVKVYGGQAINAGGIIIRQRGTKVHPGENVGMGKDHTLFALTEGKVQFVIKGVAKRQYVTVVAA